From Enterococcus wangshanyuanii, the proteins below share one genomic window:
- the glmS gene encoding glutamine--fructose-6-phosphate transaminase (isomerizing) — translation MCGIVGIVGKENATDILVQGLEKLEYRGYDSAGIFVTGVNTQDYLVKSLGRIADLQAQIGQEVQGTVGIGHTRWATHGKPSERNAHPHTAGNRQFILVHNGVIENFEEIKQEYLQGEQLAGETDTEIVVHLIAHFSKETQNTKEAFKKALAVIKGSYAFALINKEDPETIYVAKNKSPLLIGLGEDFNVICSDAMAMLSQTNRFVEIADGELVTVKADKIEIEDETGMLVYRDSYEAQLDLSDIEKGTYPYYMLKEIDDQPAVMRRIILEYTDQVGRTTIDQTIIEKIRESDRVYIVACGTSYHAGWIGKTIIEKVAGIPVEVHLSSEFSYNMPLLSDKPFFIFLSQSGETADSRQVLVQINDLGFPSLTLTNVPGSTLSREAMYTLLLHAGPEIAVASTKAYTAQIAVLAVLAKAIGDKNASSASKAFDVAHELSVIASVMETIIDDKMTISQLVEDYLAVTRNAFYIGRGTDYYVSMEAALKLKEISYIQAEGFAAGELKHGTIALIEEGTPVFGVITDEKTAAHTRGNLKEVESRGAHNFVISLASLAKETDQVILPDVHPLLTSLVSIVPTQLIAYFATLQRGYDVDKPRNLAKSVTVE, via the coding sequence ATGTGTGGAATTGTAGGAATTGTCGGAAAAGAAAATGCAACGGATATTTTAGTTCAAGGGCTAGAGAAGTTAGAATATAGAGGATACGATTCAGCTGGGATTTTTGTGACAGGAGTAAATACGCAGGATTATCTAGTGAAATCACTCGGTCGAATCGCCGATCTTCAGGCTCAAATCGGTCAAGAAGTGCAAGGAACTGTCGGAATCGGACATACGCGCTGGGCGACTCACGGTAAACCGAGTGAGCGGAATGCTCATCCTCATACAGCAGGAAATCGCCAATTTATTTTGGTGCATAATGGTGTGATCGAAAATTTTGAAGAAATCAAACAGGAATATCTTCAAGGAGAACAGCTAGCTGGTGAAACGGATACCGAAATCGTTGTCCATTTGATTGCCCATTTTTCGAAAGAAACACAAAATACAAAAGAAGCGTTTAAAAAAGCATTGGCTGTTATTAAAGGATCTTATGCTTTTGCGCTGATCAATAAAGAGGATCCAGAGACGATTTATGTCGCAAAAAATAAAAGTCCGTTATTGATCGGTTTAGGAGAAGATTTTAACGTGATCTGTAGTGATGCGATGGCAATGCTTAGCCAAACCAATCGCTTTGTAGAAATCGCTGATGGCGAGTTAGTCACGGTCAAAGCAGATAAAATCGAGATCGAAGATGAAACAGGAATGCTCGTTTATCGTGATTCTTATGAAGCACAATTAGATTTGAGTGATATTGAAAAAGGAACCTATCCTTATTACATGTTAAAAGAAATCGATGATCAACCGGCTGTTATGCGCAGGATCATTCTGGAATATACTGATCAAGTCGGCAGAACAACGATCGATCAAACGATCATTGAAAAAATCAGGGAAAGCGACCGTGTCTATATCGTTGCTTGCGGGACTAGTTATCATGCTGGTTGGATCGGGAAAACGATCATTGAAAAGGTTGCGGGCATCCCAGTCGAAGTTCATTTGTCGAGCGAATTTAGTTATAATATGCCACTGCTTTCAGATAAGCCGTTCTTTATCTTTTTAAGTCAAAGTGGAGAAACAGCTGATAGTCGGCAAGTATTGGTTCAAATCAATGATTTAGGTTTTCCATCCTTAACACTCACAAATGTTCCAGGGTCTACGCTGTCTAGAGAGGCTATGTATACCTTACTGCTGCATGCAGGTCCTGAAATCGCTGTCGCATCTACTAAAGCTTATACAGCTCAAATCGCAGTTTTAGCGGTACTTGCTAAAGCAATCGGTGATAAGAATGCAAGTTCTGCCTCAAAAGCTTTTGATGTTGCACACGAGTTAAGTGTGATTGCATCAGTGATGGAAACGATCATTGATGATAAAATGACGATCAGTCAGTTAGTAGAAGATTATTTAGCTGTTACAAGAAATGCTTTTTATATTGGTCGTGGTACTGACTATTATGTTTCAATGGAAGCGGCACTAAAATTAAAAGAAATTTCTTATATTCAGGCAGAGGGATTTGCTGCGGGTGAATTAAAGCATGGTACGATCGCATTGATCGAAGAAGGGACGCCAGTTTTTGGTGTGATTACGGATGAAAAAACAGCTGCTCATACGAGAGGAAATTTGAAGGAAGTCGAAAGTCGCGGAGCACATAATTTTGTGATCTCTTTAGCTTCCTTAGCTAAAGAAACCGATCAAGTGATTTTACCGGATGTTCATCCATTACTGACTTCTTTGGTCAGCATTGTTCCAACTCAATTGATTGCTTATTTTGCTACGTTACAAAGAGGATATGATGTGGATAAACCGCGTAATTTGGCGAAAAGTGTAACTGTGGAATAA
- a CDS encoding energy-coupling factor transporter transmembrane component T family protein produces MNEHQMLGYIPDDTVVHKINGTAKLIFLILLSVACMTTYDTRFLLGMTVFSLVLFKFSHIKWHQISFVVTFIFVFSLMNIIAVYLFSPEYGVALYGSKTLIWQGIGRFTITQEQLFYEFNLVLKYFCTIPLVLIFLLTTNPSEFASSLNRIGVSYKISYAVALAIRYIPDIQEDFINISLAQQARGFEMSKKGKLNQRLKGTAQIVFPLILSSLDRIETISTAMELRRFGEKKKRTWYAQQPFHLADLVVIGLALILTILSFALFKVNGGRFYNPF; encoded by the coding sequence ATGAATGAACATCAAATGCTAGGGTATATTCCTGATGATACAGTGGTTCATAAGATAAACGGTACGGCAAAATTGATCTTCTTGATTTTGTTGTCTGTAGCGTGCATGACAACTTATGATACGCGCTTTTTACTTGGGATGACGGTATTTTCACTCGTCTTATTCAAGTTCTCGCATATTAAATGGCACCAAATTTCGTTTGTCGTTACGTTTATTTTTGTTTTTTCATTGATGAATATTATTGCAGTCTATCTATTTTCTCCAGAATATGGCGTTGCGCTTTATGGCTCGAAAACATTGATCTGGCAAGGAATTGGACGTTTTACGATCACGCAGGAGCAATTATTTTATGAGTTCAATTTAGTCTTAAAATATTTTTGTACGATTCCGCTTGTTCTGATTTTTCTTTTGACGACAAATCCGAGTGAATTTGCCTCTAGTTTAAATCGAATCGGAGTTAGTTATAAAATTAGTTACGCAGTGGCCTTAGCGATTCGCTACATTCCAGATATCCAAGAAGATTTTATCAATATTTCATTGGCGCAACAGGCTCGTGGTTTTGAGATGTCTAAAAAAGGGAAATTGAACCAGCGATTGAAGGGGACTGCTCAAATTGTTTTTCCGTTGATTTTATCTAGTTTGGATCGAATTGAAACAATCAGTACAGCGATGGAATTACGACGCTTTGGTGAAAAGAAAAAACGAACTTGGTACGCACAACAACCGTTTCATTTAGCTGATCTTGTCGTAATTGGCTTGGCGCTGATCCTGACAATTTTAAGTTTTGCTTTATTTAAAGTGAATGGGGGAAGATTTTATAACCCTTTTTAA
- a CDS encoding ABC transporter ATP-binding protein, whose translation MKKPLITFDKFSFQYHSQAEPTLHTIDLTIYEGEKVLILGPSGSGKSTFAQCINGLIPYCYEGEITGSVKINEKELTQTSLFDLSFDVGTVLQDTDGQFIGLTVGEDVAFALENDAVAQETMKQEVKKWTEVVEISDFLHHRPQDLSGGQKQRVSMAGVLINEAPILLFDEPLANLDPKAGKETIALIDDLHQQVKTTVVIIEHRLEDVLYRSVDRVIVFDDGRIVADLPADELLKTNILIEKGIREPLYVTAMKYAGVDLTTVEHLSDSEKVQAPQLKEQMENWMKEQSQESEQKKMEPLLTLEKITYQYQKNGRLVLNDVSVTINKGEMLSIVGKNGAGKSTLSKAICGFITPQNGKMNWQNEDFTQFSIKERADKIGFVMQNPNQMISKKMVFEEVALGLVLKGLPEDEINQQVEKVLKICGLYSFRKWPISALSFGQKKRVTIASILVLEPEMIILDEPTAGQDFKHYTEMMSFLKKLNKMGMTIAMITHDMHLMLEYTERTLVLSDGKILADTTPINVLTNVQLVEQASLKETSLFTFAKHLNLADPFLFTKNFMTYDQEVRFT comes from the coding sequence ATGAAAAAACCACTGATCACGTTTGATAAATTCAGCTTCCAGTATCATAGCCAAGCTGAACCGACATTACATACTATCGATTTAACAATCTATGAAGGGGAAAAAGTCTTGATTTTAGGGCCCAGCGGCAGTGGGAAATCGACATTTGCCCAGTGTATCAACGGCTTGATTCCATACTGTTACGAAGGCGAAATTACTGGAAGCGTGAAGATCAACGAGAAAGAGTTGACTCAAACCAGTTTATTTGACTTGTCATTTGACGTGGGAACTGTCCTTCAGGATACAGATGGTCAATTTATTGGTTTGACGGTGGGAGAAGATGTGGCTTTTGCACTAGAAAATGATGCGGTCGCGCAAGAAACGATGAAACAAGAAGTCAAAAAATGGACAGAAGTGGTCGAAATCAGTGATTTTTTACATCATCGGCCACAGGATTTATCAGGAGGACAAAAGCAACGTGTATCCATGGCAGGCGTTTTGATCAATGAAGCGCCTATCCTATTATTTGATGAGCCTTTGGCAAATCTCGATCCAAAAGCAGGAAAAGAAACGATTGCTTTGATTGACGACCTTCATCAGCAGGTGAAGACCACGGTTGTTATCATTGAGCATCGATTAGAAGATGTTTTATATCGTTCAGTAGATCGTGTCATCGTTTTTGATGATGGACGGATCGTCGCTGATTTGCCGGCAGATGAACTCTTAAAAACGAATATCCTTATAGAAAAAGGAATTCGTGAGCCGCTTTATGTAACTGCAATGAAATATGCTGGCGTGGATCTGACCACTGTCGAACATTTATCAGATAGTGAAAAGGTTCAAGCTCCTCAGTTAAAGGAACAAATGGAAAACTGGATGAAAGAGCAATCACAGGAATCTGAACAAAAGAAAATGGAACCGTTGTTGACGTTAGAAAAGATTACGTACCAGTATCAAAAAAATGGTCGATTAGTACTGAACGATGTGTCAGTGACGATCAATAAAGGTGAAATGCTTAGTATCGTTGGTAAAAATGGTGCCGGGAAATCCACATTGAGTAAAGCTATCTGCGGGTTTATTACACCTCAGAATGGAAAGATGAACTGGCAGAATGAAGACTTCACACAATTTTCGATCAAAGAACGGGCAGATAAAATTGGTTTTGTTATGCAAAATCCAAATCAGATGATTTCTAAAAAAATGGTTTTTGAAGAAGTAGCTTTAGGTTTAGTATTAAAAGGGCTGCCAGAGGATGAAATCAATCAGCAAGTTGAAAAAGTATTAAAAATCTGCGGCCTTTATTCATTTCGAAAATGGCCAATATCGGCACTTAGCTTTGGTCAGAAAAAACGAGTAACAATTGCATCAATTTTAGTATTAGAACCAGAAATGATTATTTTAGATGAACCAACAGCTGGACAAGATTTTAAGCATTACACAGAAATGATGAGCTTCTTGAAAAAGTTGAACAAGATGGGCATGACTATCGCGATGATTACGCATGATATGCACCTGATGCTGGAATATACTGAGCGTACATTAGTGTTGTCTGATGGGAAGATCCTCGCAGATACGACCCCTATCAACGTATTGACAAATGTTCAATTAGTAGAACAAGCATCATTGAAAGAAACGAGTTTATTCACATTTGCTAAGCATTTGAATTTAGCTGATCCATTTCTATTTACCAAAAACTTTATGACATATGATCAGGAGGTCCGTTTTACATGA
- a CDS encoding ECF-type riboflavin transporter substrate-binding protein produces MKKDFSVKTIVAIGIGSAVFVILGRFVVIPTGFPNTNLETAYPFLALISAIFGPVAGGLIGLIGHTLKDFTTYGSAWWSWIVCSGIIGVIYGFAGRKIDLQHGEFTKRDIIHFNIYQVVGNAVVWGLIAPTLDVLIYSEPASKVYTQGVIAVVLNIIAVGIIGTLLMAAYAATRTKKGSLTKD; encoded by the coding sequence ATGAAAAAAGATTTTTCAGTAAAAACGATCGTAGCAATTGGCATTGGTTCAGCTGTTTTTGTTATTTTAGGACGATTTGTAGTGATTCCAACAGGATTTCCAAATACGAACCTTGAGACAGCGTATCCGTTTTTAGCATTGATTTCAGCTATTTTTGGACCAGTAGCAGGTGGACTGATCGGATTGATCGGACACACATTAAAGGATTTCACAACTTACGGCAGTGCTTGGTGGAGCTGGATCGTTTGTTCAGGAATCATTGGAGTTATCTATGGCTTTGCAGGAAGAAAGATCGATCTACAGCATGGCGAATTCACGAAAAGAGACATTATTCATTTTAATATATATCAAGTAGTTGGAAATGCTGTAGTTTGGGGATTGATCGCTCCGACATTAGATGTTTTGATTTACAGTGAGCCTGCCAGTAAAGTTTATACACAAGGTGTTATTGCAGTGGTCTTAAATATCATTGCTGTTGGAATTATCGGTACATTATTGATGGCAGCTTATGCTGCAACTCGAACGAAAAAAGGGAGTTTAACAAAAGATTAG
- a CDS encoding SAM hydrolase/SAM-dependent halogenase family protein yields MGKYLVLQTDFGLGDGAVSAMYGVAHMVSDEITIEDLTHEIPPYDIWAASYRLYQTVKYWPKGTVFVSVVDPGVGSARRSIVAKTGSGHYIITPDNGSLTHILHYQGIEEIRAIDEVTSRLPHSEESHTFHGRDIYAYNGARLASNEISFEELGSVVDTASITTLPLIEATQNEHILEGSIDVLDIRFGSLWTNIPLAFLKETAISHGDQLQVTIYHKKKKVYQNIMKFAKSFADVNIGEPLVYVNSLVNIGVAVNQDSFSKLYHIGTGTDWTIQLRKAPKIIFE; encoded by the coding sequence ATGGGAAAATATTTAGTTTTACAAACAGATTTTGGTCTTGGTGATGGTGCAGTTAGTGCAATGTATGGCGTGGCACATATGGTCAGCGATGAAATCACCATTGAAGACTTGACCCACGAGATTCCCCCATATGATATTTGGGCAGCTTCTTATCGGTTGTATCAAACAGTCAAATATTGGCCGAAAGGAACTGTTTTTGTTTCAGTAGTCGATCCAGGTGTCGGTAGCGCCCGCAGAAGTATCGTTGCGAAAACAGGCTCAGGGCATTACATCATCACACCGGATAATGGCTCGTTAACACACATTTTACACTATCAAGGAATCGAAGAAATTCGGGCAATTGATGAAGTGACCAGCCGCTTACCACACTCAGAAGAAAGCCATACGTTTCATGGTAGAGATATCTATGCGTATAATGGTGCGCGTCTGGCTAGTAATGAGATTTCTTTTGAAGAATTAGGCAGTGTTGTTGATACAGCTTCGATTACAACGTTGCCGTTGATCGAAGCAACACAAAATGAGCATATATTAGAAGGCAGTATCGATGTATTGGACATTCGTTTTGGGTCACTATGGACGAATATTCCTTTAGCATTTCTAAAGGAAACAGCAATCAGTCATGGAGATCAGCTGCAAGTGACAATCTATCATAAAAAGAAAAAAGTATATCAAAATATTATGAAATTTGCAAAATCATTTGCAGATGTCAATATTGGGGAACCGTTGGTGTATGTCAACTCATTAGTTAATATCGGAGTGGCTGTTAACCAAGATTCATTCTCAAAATTATATCATATCGGAACAGGCACGGACTGGACGATCCAATTGAGAAAAGCACCAAAGATTATTTTTGAGTAG
- the glmM gene encoding phosphoglucosamine mutase, with product MGKYFGTDGVRGIANKELTPELAFKLGRFGGYVLSQHEDSTRRPRVLVGRDTRISGQLLEQALIAGLLSVGIEVFQLGVISTPGVAYLTRLQKASAGVMISASHNPAEDNGIKFFGSDGFKLVDDQELEIEALLDANEDTLPRPSAEGLGSLDEFPEGLLKYSQFLVQTIPGDLSGITVCIDAANGATATSVNRLFADLETEFFTMGTSPNGLNINDGVGSTHPEKLAEMVVEKNADAGLAFDGDGDRIIAVDELGNIIDGDKIMFICAKYLAEKNRLKKDTIVTTVMSNLGFRKAVEAAGMKDVITQVGDRYVVEEMRKNDYNFGGEQSGHMIFLDYNTTGDGMLSGIQLLNVMKQTGKKLSELAAEVTVYPQKLVNIRVTDKHGAMEVPAIKAMVEQMEQEMNGDGRILVRPSGTEPLLRVMAEAPTQEKVDYYVDKIADVVKAEIGVE from the coding sequence ATGGGTAAATATTTTGGAACAGATGGTGTTCGAGGAATTGCAAATAAGGAATTGACACCAGAATTAGCGTTTAAATTGGGCCGTTTTGGCGGATATGTACTTAGTCAACATGAAGATTCTACACGTCGTCCAAGAGTGCTGGTTGGTCGGGATACACGTATTTCCGGACAATTATTGGAGCAAGCGCTGATTGCCGGATTATTGTCAGTAGGAATTGAAGTATTCCAGTTAGGCGTTATCTCAACACCTGGTGTTGCTTATCTAACCAGACTGCAAAAAGCGTCTGCTGGGGTCATGATTTCTGCTTCTCATAATCCTGCTGAGGATAATGGGATCAAATTCTTTGGTTCAGATGGCTTTAAATTAGTCGACGATCAAGAGTTGGAAATCGAAGCATTACTTGATGCAAATGAAGATACATTGCCTCGTCCTTCTGCAGAAGGTTTAGGTTCATTAGATGAATTTCCGGAAGGCTTATTGAAATATTCACAATTCCTAGTTCAAACAATTCCAGGCGATTTATCAGGGATCACTGTTTGTATCGACGCTGCCAATGGAGCGACTGCAACTTCAGTTAACCGTTTATTTGCAGATTTAGAAACAGAGTTCTTTACTATGGGTACTAGTCCAAATGGACTGAATATCAATGATGGTGTTGGTTCAACACATCCCGAAAAACTAGCAGAAATGGTTGTCGAAAAAAATGCAGATGCAGGTTTAGCCTTTGATGGTGATGGTGACCGCATTATTGCAGTAGATGAACTTGGGAATATCATTGATGGGGATAAAATCATGTTTATCTGTGCGAAGTATTTGGCAGAAAAAAATCGTTTGAAAAAAGATACGATCGTAACCACTGTGATGAGTAATTTAGGTTTCCGTAAGGCTGTTGAAGCAGCTGGAATGAAAGATGTCATCACACAAGTAGGTGATCGCTATGTCGTAGAGGAAATGCGTAAAAACGACTATAATTTTGGTGGCGAACAATCAGGACATATGATCTTTTTAGATTACAATACAACAGGCGATGGGATGCTTTCCGGTATTCAATTGCTAAATGTCATGAAACAAACTGGAAAAAAATTATCAGAGTTAGCAGCAGAAGTGACCGTTTATCCGCAAAAACTTGTAAATATTCGCGTGACGGATAAACACGGTGCGATGGAGGTTCCTGCAATCAAAGCAATGGTTGAGCAGATGGAACAAGAAATGAACGGTGATGGACGTATTTTAGTTCGACCATCTGGAACTGAACCGCTACTACGTGTGATGGCTGAGGCACCAACACAAGAAAAAGTAGATTATTATGTGGATAAAATCGCCGATGTCGTGAAAGCTGAAATTGGTGTAGAATAG
- a CDS encoding YbbR-like domain-containing protein: MKRPSQSNWFSALLALLFALLLFFNANASNNSSVLVNTNQVYDEMLYNIPVQLEYDQDKYFVSGYEETVNVHLSSANRIQLNRESNEDTRNFQVVADLTKTSLGTSEIQLRVKGLSTAVTAEIEPKTITVTVENKVTQAFDVQVQLPESIEAEGYTVEKTTISPKKVDITTGEETAKAIERVVAPLSNVKQSVDTIKQTVNVQALDNKGQVLSIENPAPQVKVVVELSLPSKEVGLSVVPTGSPPSGVANYTFSLSKLKAEIRGSNSILDSIDAIEVPVDISNIRSSTKKKVKIPTSSDYIVSPEEVEVTINPIFTDSSVNYSETNSSQGATGVDPSQETPTSTPSSGSVSSSSSSSSSSRPVTETTTNEAPKENDTTESTR; encoded by the coding sequence ATGAAACGACCCTCTCAAAGCAATTGGTTTTCTGCATTACTCGCATTATTATTTGCATTATTGCTATTTTTCAATGCAAATGCGTCAAACAATTCCTCTGTTTTAGTCAATACGAATCAAGTATATGATGAAATGCTCTACAATATTCCAGTTCAACTAGAATATGACCAAGATAAATACTTCGTTTCGGGGTATGAAGAAACAGTCAATGTTCATTTAAGTAGTGCAAACAGAATCCAGTTAAACCGCGAATCAAATGAAGATACTCGGAATTTTCAAGTAGTTGCCGATTTAACCAAGACCTCACTTGGCACTTCTGAGATCCAGTTGAGAGTCAAAGGATTGAGTACGGCAGTCACTGCTGAGATCGAGCCTAAAACAATCACTGTTACTGTCGAGAACAAAGTGACTCAAGCCTTTGATGTGCAGGTACAATTACCTGAATCCATTGAAGCAGAAGGATATACTGTAGAAAAAACGACGATCAGTCCTAAAAAAGTCGATATCACGACAGGTGAAGAAACAGCAAAAGCGATCGAACGAGTTGTTGCGCCGTTATCAAATGTTAAGCAATCCGTGGATACGATCAAACAAACGGTGAATGTCCAGGCACTTGACAATAAAGGGCAAGTATTAAGTATTGAAAACCCGGCGCCGCAGGTCAAAGTAGTAGTAGAATTGTCATTGCCATCAAAAGAAGTAGGATTGTCAGTAGTTCCTACAGGATCGCCGCCGTCAGGGGTAGCGAATTATACATTTAGTCTTTCGAAGTTGAAAGCAGAGATCAGAGGATCTAACTCTATTTTAGATTCGATCGATGCAATTGAAGTTCCCGTAGATATTAGCAATATAAGATCATCTACTAAGAAGAAAGTTAAGATACCAACGAGTTCAGATTATATTGTTTCACCTGAGGAAGTAGAAGTAACGATCAATCCGATTTTTACAGACAGTAGTGTTAATTATTCGGAAACGAATAGTAGCCAAGGAGCGACGGGAGTGGATCCAAGTCAGGAAACCCCGACTTCTACCCCTTCAAGTGGCTCTGTCAGTTCGTCGTCTAGTTCATCATCATCCAGTAGACCAGTCACAGAAACAACAACGAATGAAGCACCAAAAGAAAATGATACTACTGAATCAACAAGATAA
- the cdaA gene encoding diadenylate cyclase CdaA produces MSFQLSRLFDLNYWQQLISSDFLSRDYIINIIDILVVWYLVYKLIMLVRGTKAVQLLKGVAVFIVIRILSEIIGLHTLSWLMNQVIMYGVIAAVVIFQPEVRRGLEHLGRSSFFRATRSEQQEDEKMILAFDKAIQYMSKRKIGALITVERNTGLDEYIETGIDLDADISGELLINIFIPNTPLHDGAVIVKQGKIAVASAYLPLSESNLIPKEFGTRHRAAVGISEVSDAITIIVSEETGDVSLTLNNDLIPRLTQEEYLKILRAELVPEEGNKDKKNLLQHFIDGVTKGAKKK; encoded by the coding sequence ATGTCTTTTCAACTTAGTCGATTATTCGACTTAAATTATTGGCAGCAATTGATATCATCAGATTTCTTATCCCGTGATTATATTATCAATATTATTGATATCTTAGTTGTTTGGTATCTGGTCTATAAGCTGATTATGCTCGTTCGAGGAACCAAAGCTGTTCAGTTGCTTAAAGGAGTCGCAGTTTTTATAGTCATTCGGATACTGAGTGAGATCATTGGACTACATACATTATCATGGTTGATGAATCAAGTAATCATGTATGGTGTGATTGCTGCTGTCGTTATTTTTCAACCAGAAGTCCGGCGCGGGCTGGAACATTTAGGTCGCAGTTCTTTTTTTAGAGCAACAAGATCTGAGCAGCAGGAAGATGAGAAGATGATCCTGGCTTTTGATAAAGCGATCCAGTATATGTCAAAACGGAAAATCGGTGCGCTGATCACCGTCGAGCGAAATACAGGATTAGACGAATATATCGAAACAGGGATCGATCTAGATGCAGATATATCAGGAGAATTGCTGATCAACATTTTTATTCCTAATACACCTTTACACGATGGTGCGGTGATCGTAAAGCAAGGAAAAATTGCTGTTGCAAGTGCCTACTTGCCATTGTCAGAAAGTAATTTGATCCCTAAGGAATTTGGGACCCGTCACAGAGCGGCGGTCGGAATCAGCGAAGTCAGTGATGCGATAACAATCATCGTGTCAGAAGAAACAGGCGATGTTAGCTTGACTTTGAATAATGATCTGATTCCGCGTTTGACTCAGGAAGAATATCTTAAAATTCTTCGAGCAGAACTAGTTCCAGAAGAAGGAAACAAAGATAAAAAGAATCTTTTGCAGCACTTTATCGATGGTGTAACGAAAGGGGCGAAAAAGAAATGA